In Oceaniferula flava, one genomic interval encodes:
- a CDS encoding PIN domain-containing protein yields MIWAFIDYENVGSLEELNLQKYDRLLVFVGPRHKRINLGDIPTDSFSRLEIIRMETTGNNNLDFHLTFYMGVAHRAADNKISFHVISHDKGFDGLINHLKSQGRTCLRKGSAKKKVAKAAAKKTATKKVAKKVAKKAVKKVAKKAAKKGIASNTSTAKIITKLRLVAQDKRPNTVAKLVNWIANSSPAGNENNAKQILENLKREGVVRGQENGKCVYP; encoded by the coding sequence ATGATTTGGGCGTTTATTGATTATGAAAATGTAGGTTCGTTAGAGGAGCTGAACCTACAGAAATACGATAGACTACTCGTCTTCGTAGGCCCTCGGCACAAACGCATTAATCTAGGTGATATTCCCACAGACTCATTCAGTCGGCTCGAGATCATCCGCATGGAGACCACGGGCAACAACAACCTCGATTTCCATCTAACGTTCTACATGGGCGTTGCGCATCGAGCGGCGGATAATAAAATCAGCTTCCACGTGATCTCCCACGACAAGGGTTTCGATGGGTTGATCAATCACCTCAAAAGCCAAGGGCGAACCTGTCTCAGAAAAGGCAGCGCGAAGAAGAAAGTGGCCAAAGCTGCAGCGAAGAAAACGGCCACTAAGAAAGTCGCGAAGAAGGTAGCCAAAAAGGCGGTGAAAAAGGTTGCGAAGAAAGCGGCGAAAAAAGGAATCGCTAGCAATACATCTACTGCTAAGATTATTACTAAACTTCGACTTGTGGCCCAAGATAAGCGACCTAATACCGTAGCAAAGTTAGTTAATTGGATAGCTAACAGTTCTCCTGCCGGTAATGAAAATAACGCAAAGCAGATTCTCGAGAATCTGAAGCGGGAAGGAGTCGTTAGAGGTCAGGAGAATGGTAAGTGCGTCTACCCTTAG
- a CDS encoding alpha-E domain-containing protein: MLSRVADSLIWHSRYIERAENLARLVAVSDHDSLDSATMMNRSTAPALYAAGAEQAYAEALGVAEMDELEIGNFIAFSELNPDSIRTCIAHARENARMVRDQISDDMWLECNRFHLYVKSEKAMQLWKAHPDEFYNRVIKFCLLYQGLTDSTILHDEGWHFVLLGRYLERVDKTSRIIDMLHATSNPDRAQLISVLSSCSGFSAFRTEYRGDINLENVVSFLLFSQSFPRSIRFCLRQLDDTLHAVSGMPNGSFSNEAERLTGSLLAKLNYTSLSSIWEQGLHQFIDALQSDLNEIGQQIFETYVLLAPDRDAPPVGAPIWQQYQQQQQQQQ, encoded by the coding sequence ATGCTTTCCAGAGTTGCAGACAGTCTTATTTGGCACAGCCGTTACATCGAACGGGCTGAGAACCTCGCGCGTCTCGTGGCGGTGAGCGATCATGACTCGCTGGATTCCGCCACCATGATGAATCGCTCCACCGCCCCAGCCTTGTATGCCGCCGGCGCCGAGCAGGCCTATGCCGAAGCTCTGGGGGTGGCTGAGATGGACGAGCTGGAAATTGGCAACTTCATCGCCTTTTCAGAGCTCAACCCGGATTCCATCCGCACCTGCATCGCCCATGCCAGGGAGAACGCACGCATGGTGCGCGATCAGATTTCCGACGACATGTGGCTGGAGTGCAACCGCTTCCATCTCTATGTAAAATCGGAGAAGGCGATGCAGCTGTGGAAGGCTCACCCCGATGAATTTTACAATCGGGTGATCAAATTTTGCCTGCTCTATCAGGGACTAACAGACTCCACGATTCTCCACGATGAAGGATGGCACTTTGTCCTCTTAGGGCGCTATTTGGAGCGGGTGGATAAGACCAGCCGGATCATCGACATGCTGCATGCGACATCGAACCCGGACCGTGCCCAGCTCATCTCGGTGCTCAGCTCTTGTTCCGGGTTCTCGGCATTCCGCACCGAATACCGCGGCGATATCAACCTGGAAAATGTCGTTTCCTTCCTGCTGTTCTCGCAATCGTTTCCGCGCAGTATTCGCTTTTGTTTGCGACAGCTGGACGACACCTTACACGCCGTCTCCGGAATGCCCAACGGCAGCTTTTCCAACGAGGCGGAACGGCTCACCGGCTCGCTGCTGGCGAAGTTAAATTACACCAGCCTGTCGTCGATTTGGGAACAGGGGCTGCATCAGTTCATCGATGCGCTGCAGTCCGACCTCAATGAGATCGGCCAGCAGATCTTCGAGACCTACGTCCTGCTCGCTCCCGACAGGGATGCCCCGCCCGTGGGCGCACCGATCTGGCAGCAGTATCAACAGCAACAACAACAGCAGCAGTAA
- the moaC gene encoding cyclic pyranopterin monophosphate synthase MoaC encodes MSQLTHINENNQPGMVDVSPKDVTRRTATAQSIVEVGAEVMSLLTDGEIQSKKGPVFHTAIIAGTMAAKKTSDLIPFCHPLPLHSCKFNIEASSGTEITITCTCVTTGKTGIEMEALAGVNGAALTLYDMCKAVNKAMVIRETKLLEKTGGKSGDYAAS; translated from the coding sequence ATGTCCCAGCTCACCCACATCAACGAAAACAACCAGCCTGGCATGGTCGATGTCTCACCGAAGGATGTCACCCGCCGCACCGCCACCGCGCAGAGCATCGTCGAGGTCGGCGCCGAGGTGATGTCGCTCCTCACAGACGGCGAGATCCAGAGCAAAAAAGGCCCGGTTTTCCACACCGCCATCATCGCCGGCACCATGGCGGCGAAGAAAACCTCCGACCTCATCCCCTTCTGCCACCCGTTGCCGCTGCACAGCTGCAAGTTCAACATCGAAGCCAGCTCGGGCACCGAGATCACCATCACCTGCACCTGTGTCACCACCGGAAAAACCGGCATCGAGATGGAAGCGCTCGCCGGAGTCAACGGCGCCGCGCTGACGCTCTACGACATGTGCAAGGCCGTGAACAAGGCCATGGTGATCCGCGAAACCAAGCTGCTGGAGAAAACCGGCGGCAAGAGCGGCGACTACGCAGCGAGCTAA
- a CDS encoding molybdopterin molybdotransferase MoeA, translating into MQPLISIHEAEKHLLSKLPTMGSEEIDADQALGRRLAVAITADRAIPPYHRVMMDGIAIAYDSFASGLREFAIAGTQAAGQAPISLKNPETCLEVMTGAVLPEGCDCVIKVEDIRVENGIAHLSPTCPAQAGQHIHPMGSDSDTGAVLVPVGAIIGAPEAAIAASVGQTELSVFKLPKILLITTGDEVIPPAESPQPHQIRRSHAPAIGASITGHRLGCLENIHVPDTLDALNAALQQGMETADLILLTGGISMGKFDYVAPVMKALVGDPLFHGIAQRPGKPLAFWPGETPVIALPGNPVSVMACMARYILPALRNMRGESWQPSTYPLAKDVRWNAPFPGLVASQLAGNSVHAQPPRNSGDYTALAGASGICELAATSPAGTLVHYYPW; encoded by the coding sequence GTGCAGCCGCTCATTTCCATCCACGAGGCCGAAAAACATCTCCTCTCCAAGCTCCCGACCATGGGCAGCGAGGAAATCGACGCCGACCAGGCACTGGGGCGCCGACTGGCGGTGGCGATCACTGCCGACCGTGCCATCCCACCCTACCACCGCGTGATGATGGACGGCATTGCCATCGCCTACGACAGTTTTGCGTCCGGGCTGCGCGAGTTTGCCATCGCCGGCACCCAAGCCGCCGGGCAAGCCCCGATCTCACTCAAGAACCCGGAAACTTGCCTCGAAGTCATGACCGGGGCCGTGCTGCCGGAGGGCTGCGATTGTGTCATCAAGGTCGAGGACATTCGGGTGGAAAACGGCATCGCCCACCTCAGCCCCACCTGCCCCGCCCAAGCGGGTCAGCACATTCACCCGATGGGCAGTGATAGCGACACCGGCGCGGTGCTGGTCCCCGTCGGCGCGATCATCGGCGCACCGGAAGCCGCCATCGCCGCCTCCGTCGGCCAAACCGAGCTCAGCGTTTTCAAACTCCCCAAGATCCTGCTCATCACCACCGGCGATGAAGTCATCCCGCCGGCCGAATCCCCCCAGCCGCACCAGATCCGTCGCAGCCACGCACCCGCTATCGGCGCAAGCATCACCGGTCACCGGCTCGGTTGCTTGGAAAACATCCACGTTCCAGACACCCTCGACGCGCTAAACGCAGCCCTGCAGCAGGGCATGGAAACGGCCGACCTCATCCTGCTCACCGGCGGGATCTCGATGGGAAAATTCGATTACGTCGCCCCCGTGATGAAGGCCCTCGTCGGGGATCCGCTCTTCCATGGCATTGCCCAGCGGCCGGGAAAACCCTTGGCCTTCTGGCCCGGCGAGACACCCGTCATCGCCCTGCCGGGCAACCCGGTCTCCGTCATGGCTTGCATGGCGCGCTACATCCTGCCCGCCCTTCGCAACATGCGCGGCGAAAGCTGGCAGCCCAGCACTTACCCACTCGCCAAAGACGTCCGCTGGAACGCCCCATTCCCCGGCCTCGTGGCATCGCAGCTAGCCGGAAACAGCGTCCATGCTCAACCGCCACGGAACTCTGGCGACTACACAGCACTTGCAGGAGCCAGCGGCATCTGCGAACTTGCTGCCACATCTCCAGCCGGCACCCTCGTCCACTACTACCCGTGGTAA
- a CDS encoding transglutaminase family protein, with protein sequence MRLSVHHRTTYHYSSPVSNSVNELRLKPKESPWQHCEQSLVYTLPATRLSHFIDFNRNYVHHLEIPGAHDSLTIDSSCTVETRSKVDFEDLPYGFQHRDLAQLQRSEECHPFLQTSLYVTWDPATWRMAVDIKDSSEDVFQTSYAIMEHIYQHYSYQTGVTSVDTDAQQVIRRKEGVCQDFAHAMLALCRSLGIPARYVSGYFFDATHDSSLRGAQASHAWVEVFIADHGWIGLDPTNNKITDATYIVLATGRDYKDVSPISGTYYGHSQSFLDVFVKIERLPDRAVSRLV encoded by the coding sequence ATGCGCCTCAGCGTTCATCACCGCACGACCTACCACTATTCCTCACCAGTGAGCAATAGCGTCAATGAACTGCGCCTGAAACCCAAGGAAAGTCCCTGGCAGCACTGTGAGCAATCGCTGGTCTACACCCTGCCGGCGACCCGTCTGAGTCACTTCATCGATTTCAATCGGAACTACGTCCACCATCTGGAAATCCCCGGCGCCCACGACTCCTTGACCATCGATAGCTCCTGCACCGTGGAGACGCGCAGCAAAGTCGATTTTGAAGACCTACCGTATGGATTTCAGCACCGCGACCTGGCGCAGCTGCAGCGATCCGAGGAATGCCATCCCTTTTTGCAAACCAGTCTCTACGTCACCTGGGATCCGGCCACTTGGCGCATGGCGGTGGATATCAAAGACAGCTCCGAAGATGTTTTCCAGACCAGCTACGCCATCATGGAGCACATCTATCAGCACTACTCCTATCAGACCGGTGTCACCTCGGTGGATACCGATGCCCAACAGGTCATCCGCAGGAAAGAAGGGGTGTGCCAGGACTTTGCGCATGCCATGTTAGCCCTCTGCCGCTCCCTGGGGATTCCCGCCCGCTACGTCAGCGGCTACTTCTTTGACGCCACTCACGACAGTAGCCTACGCGGCGCCCAGGCATCCCACGCCTGGGTGGAAGTCTTCATCGCGGATCACGGCTGGATTGGCCTCGATCCCACCAACAATAAAATCACCGACGCTACCTACATCGTGCTCGCCACCGGCCGCGACTACAAAGACGTCTCCCCGATCTCCGGAACCTACTACGGCCACTCACAAAGTTTCCTCGACGTCTTCGTCAAAATCGAACGCCTGCCAGACCGAGCTGTGAGTCGATTGGTTTAG
- a CDS encoding molybdenum cofactor biosynthesis protein MoaE, with the protein MFKLTDQTIDPRALCDAVRDPSAGGFASFEGWVRNHHQGRDVASLEYEAFPALAEKEGNRILEKICAEHDVVAARCQHRTGHLQIGEIAIAIAVSAAHRAAAFTACRAIIDEIKHTVPIWKKEHYTDGTSIWVKCHGCAEHAH; encoded by the coding sequence GTGTTCAAGTTAACCGATCAAACCATCGACCCGCGCGCACTTTGTGATGCCGTCCGTGATCCCTCCGCCGGTGGCTTCGCCAGCTTCGAAGGCTGGGTGCGCAACCACCACCAAGGCCGCGATGTCGCATCGTTAGAATACGAGGCCTTCCCTGCCCTTGCCGAAAAAGAAGGCAATCGCATCCTCGAAAAAATCTGCGCCGAGCACGATGTCGTCGCCGCCCGCTGCCAGCACCGCACCGGTCACCTCCAGATTGGCGAAATCGCCATCGCCATCGCCGTCTCCGCCGCCCATCGCGCCGCCGCCTTCACCGCCTGCCGCGCCATCATCGACGAGATCAAACACACCGTCCCCATCTGGAAAAAAGAACACTACACCGATGGCACCAGCATCTGGGTGAAATGCCACGGCTGCGCCGAGCACGCGCATTAA
- a CDS encoding MOSC domain-containing protein has translation MTLKQLYISPGHNYFGRHGKGSMDHVIEEVEVMRCVAGHGIEGDRFYDFEPDYKGQLTFFDWAVYQEVQEEIVKGELSPSAFRRNVLIEGVDLNELIGKRFTLGGLEFTGSGECKPCYWMDEACAPGAFEFLKGRGGLRTRIVQGGKLTPGDYELEVTGEVEPDPGK, from the coding sequence GTGACTCTTAAACAACTCTATATTTCCCCCGGGCATAATTACTTTGGCCGACACGGTAAGGGGTCGATGGATCATGTGATCGAAGAAGTGGAGGTGATGCGCTGCGTCGCCGGCCATGGCATCGAGGGGGATCGCTTTTATGATTTCGAACCCGACTACAAGGGCCAGCTGACGTTTTTTGATTGGGCGGTTTACCAAGAGGTGCAGGAAGAGATTGTGAAGGGGGAGCTGAGTCCGAGCGCATTTAGAAGGAATGTGCTGATTGAAGGGGTGGATCTCAACGAACTGATCGGCAAACGATTCACCCTCGGCGGTCTGGAATTCACCGGTTCCGGCGAGTGCAAACCCTGTTACTGGATGGACGAAGCCTGTGCTCCTGGGGCCTTCGAATTTCTCAAGGGGCGTGGAGGCTTACGAACTCGCATCGTCCAAGGTGGAAAATTGACACCCGGTGACTATGAGCTGGAGGTGACCGGTGAAGTGGAACCTGATCCAGGTAAATGA
- a CDS encoding NTP transferase domain-containing protein has product MKGLLLVGGKSSRMGEDKSEIVFRDGLTQRERGVQLLELVCDEVFISVAEGDGDGVIADAFGNVGPLGAIASAQKHDPKSAWFVLACDLPLLEKGHLQTLADAHTAECDATYFSSATDGLPEPLCAIWSPTTVSHVLESIQSGKRCPRSVLKNLNGQALPSPGLWPLANTNTEADAIEIRARLDGSTNEKTITLSYFAQLRELAGTDLESHRTHSVTPAGVFEEIRAKHSIPLKRKGMMVAVNGDFTDWSHQLTEGEELVFIPPVAGG; this is encoded by the coding sequence ATGAAAGGCCTATTACTAGTCGGCGGCAAATCCTCCCGCATGGGTGAGGACAAATCCGAGATCGTCTTCCGCGACGGACTGACCCAGCGCGAGCGAGGCGTTCAATTGTTAGAATTGGTTTGTGATGAAGTATTCATTTCCGTTGCCGAGGGTGATGGCGATGGTGTCATCGCAGATGCTTTTGGAAATGTGGGTCCGCTTGGTGCCATCGCCTCTGCCCAAAAGCATGACCCAAAAAGCGCATGGTTTGTGCTAGCCTGCGACCTCCCACTGTTAGAAAAAGGCCACCTACAAACACTCGCAGATGCCCACACAGCGGAGTGTGACGCCACCTACTTTTCCAGCGCCACCGATGGACTACCTGAACCACTCTGCGCCATCTGGTCGCCTACCACCGTCAGCCATGTGTTAGAATCTATTCAATCAGGAAAACGCTGCCCCCGCTCAGTGCTCAAAAACCTCAATGGCCAAGCGCTGCCATCCCCCGGTCTCTGGCCACTGGCCAACACCAACACTGAAGCCGACGCCATCGAAATCCGCGCCCGACTCGACGGCAGCACCAACGAGAAGACCATCACTCTTTCCTACTTCGCCCAACTGCGTGAACTCGCCGGCACCGACCTCGAAAGCCACCGCACCCACTCCGTCACCCCCGCCGGAGTGTTCGAAGAAATCCGCGCCAAACACAGCATCCCCCTGAAACGCAAAGGCATGATGGTCGCCGTCAACGGAGACTTCACCGATTGGTCACACCAGCTAACAGAAGGCGAGGAACTCGTCTTCATCCCCCCCGTCGCCGGTGGCTAG
- the moaA gene encoding GTP 3',8-cyclase MoaA yields the protein MRVFRMQSPSDTLSRPLRDLRISVTDRCNFRCRYCMPAEVFGPGYAFLPKPEILTHEEIATLAAVFCTLGVEKLRITGGEPLLRRGLHELIEMLDAIPGERDLAMTTNGVLLGRFAEDLVGAGLQRATVSLDALDAETFAKMNGVGATPDKVIRGIDAALSAGLGVKINCVVQKGVNENEVSALAEFARSRRVALRFIEFMDTGNTNRWKRDQVVPSADLLAELRRHYDLQPVASPRVGETAKRFHHADLPDTEVGFISSVTQPFCSDCNRARLSADGQIFTCLFATKGHDIKTMLRDGASAEELTQKIAALWGRRDDRYSELRAGLAEPIEKPEMSYIGG from the coding sequence GTGCGAGTGTTTCGCATGCAGTCGCCCAGCGATACCCTGTCACGGCCACTCCGCGATCTTCGGATCTCGGTGACGGATCGCTGTAATTTCCGCTGTCGCTATTGCATGCCGGCGGAGGTGTTTGGCCCGGGCTATGCTTTTTTGCCCAAGCCGGAGATCCTGACCCATGAGGAAATCGCCACACTGGCTGCTGTGTTCTGCACGCTGGGTGTGGAAAAATTACGCATCACCGGAGGCGAGCCCCTACTACGGCGGGGGCTGCATGAGCTGATCGAAATGCTGGACGCCATCCCCGGCGAGCGCGATCTGGCGATGACGACCAATGGTGTGTTGCTGGGACGTTTTGCCGAGGACCTGGTGGGTGCCGGGCTGCAGCGCGCCACGGTATCGCTGGATGCTCTCGACGCCGAGACCTTTGCCAAGATGAACGGCGTGGGCGCGACTCCCGACAAGGTGATCCGTGGCATCGACGCCGCCCTGTCCGCAGGATTGGGGGTGAAAATCAACTGCGTGGTGCAGAAGGGGGTGAATGAAAATGAGGTCAGCGCTTTGGCGGAATTCGCCCGCAGCCGTCGGGTGGCGCTGCGCTTCATCGAGTTCATGGACACCGGCAATACCAACCGTTGGAAACGCGACCAGGTGGTGCCGTCCGCCGACTTGCTGGCTGAGCTGCGCCGCCACTACGATCTCCAGCCTGTTGCCTCGCCTCGTGTGGGGGAAACGGCGAAACGTTTCCATCACGCCGATCTCCCCGACACCGAAGTGGGTTTTATTTCCTCGGTGACCCAACCCTTTTGCAGCGACTGCAATCGTGCCCGGCTCTCTGCCGATGGCCAGATCTTCACCTGCTTGTTTGCCACCAAGGGGCACGACATCAAAACGATGCTGCGCGATGGCGCCAGTGCCGAGGAGCTGACGCAAAAGATCGCCGCGCTCTGGGGGAGACGCGACGATCGATATTCGGAGCTGCGGGCCGGTCTGGCCGAGCCGATTGAAAAACCTGAGATGTCCTACATCGGAGGTTAG
- a CDS encoding DEAD/DEAH box helicase, whose protein sequence is MSFQSLGLHDRILQATDDAGYSQPTPIQAKTIPAILSGRDLIGLAQTGTGKTAAFTLPLLSQLVSSNHDLTERAARVLIIAPTRELVQQINQSIRTYGKFTNLRTAIVMGGASEKHQIEKLQSNVDIVIATPGRLMALMKDGHCNFGKLTHLVLDEADRMLDMGFLPDIQAITESLPKRRQSLLFSATFPQQVERLAKTILKDPHTIEVGARSNPAETVDQYLYPVEPHLKTPLLIELLEDHQFFSVIAFVRTREDADLLTKDLRGAGIDTEAIHSDRSQNHRARALRDFKASKLRVLVATDIAARGLDIPNVTHVVNYDFPGQSDDYIHRIGRTGRAGAEGCAITFLTENDGERLKKLERHIGKTLAKRFLDGFNYKVPAPEEEKERRFVKRQPKRHSSDRFENSPRGKARKTAKKTTQKRTDWRKPKKRK, encoded by the coding sequence ATGTCATTCCAGTCACTCGGACTCCACGATCGCATCCTTCAGGCCACTGACGATGCCGGCTACAGCCAGCCGACTCCCATTCAGGCCAAAACCATCCCCGCCATTCTTTCCGGCCGGGATCTGATCGGTCTGGCTCAGACTGGCACCGGAAAAACAGCCGCATTTACACTGCCGCTGCTTTCCCAACTGGTGTCGAGCAATCACGATCTCACCGAGCGCGCCGCCCGGGTGCTGATCATCGCACCGACCCGTGAGCTGGTGCAGCAGATCAACCAAAGCATCCGCACCTACGGAAAATTCACCAACCTCCGCACCGCCATCGTCATGGGTGGGGCGAGTGAAAAGCATCAGATTGAAAAGCTGCAGAGCAACGTCGACATCGTCATTGCGACCCCTGGTCGACTGATGGCGCTGATGAAAGACGGACACTGCAACTTTGGCAAACTCACCCACCTGGTGCTGGACGAGGCCGACCGGATGCTGGATATGGGATTTCTTCCCGACATCCAGGCCATCACCGAGAGCCTGCCGAAGCGCCGTCAGAGCCTGCTGTTCTCCGCCACCTTCCCTCAGCAGGTGGAGCGCCTCGCGAAGACGATCCTCAAAGACCCGCATACCATCGAAGTGGGAGCGCGCAGCAATCCGGCGGAGACTGTGGATCAGTATCTCTACCCCGTGGAGCCGCACCTCAAGACGCCCTTGCTGATCGAGCTGCTGGAAGACCATCAATTTTTCTCCGTCATCGCCTTCGTCCGCACTCGCGAAGATGCGGATCTGTTGACCAAGGATCTGCGCGGTGCCGGGATCGATACCGAAGCGATCCACAGCGACCGCTCACAAAACCACCGCGCCCGCGCGCTGAGAGATTTCAAGGCGAGCAAACTGCGGGTTCTCGTCGCCACCGACATCGCCGCTCGTGGTTTGGACATCCCCAACGTCACCCACGTGGTGAACTATGATTTCCCCGGTCAGAGCGACGACTACATCCACCGCATCGGCCGCACCGGTCGCGCTGGAGCGGAAGGCTGTGCGATCACGTTCCTCACCGAAAACGATGGTGAACGTCTGAAAAAACTCGAGCGCCACATCGGCAAAACGCTCGCCAAGCGCTTCCTCGATGGCTTCAACTACAAGGTGCCTGCACCGGAGGAAGAAAAGGAACGTCGTTTCGTCAAAAGGCAGCCCAAGCGCCACTCGTCGGACCGCTTCGAAAACTCCCCCCGCGGGAAGGCGAGAAAGACCGCCAAGAAAACCACCCAGAAACGCACCGACTGGCGCAAGCCGAAGAAGCGGAAGTGA
- the fdhD gene encoding formate dehydrogenase accessory sulfurtransferase FdhD: MTGQSTDFQIWKYGAGKLSEQSDHAAAEEPLQITVDGTPVAVVMRTPGHDLDLVTGFLLTEGLVASVADVMRIDLEQKKNHALVFLADEVVLDHAKLSRNLFSASSCGICGKASIEAIHLQAAPVEDGFSVDADILLTMPKALRAAQEIFESTGGLHAAGLANAQGEILVLREDVGRHNAIDKVIGWAAMEKVDLSLTLLQVSGRVSFEVMQKALMARIPMVSAISAPSSLAIEFARESRQSLVGFLRPPTFNVYAGPQRITGAER, from the coding sequence ATGACGGGACAATCGACAGATTTCCAAATCTGGAAATACGGCGCTGGCAAGCTCTCCGAGCAGTCCGATCATGCGGCAGCCGAAGAGCCGCTTCAGATCACCGTGGATGGCACTCCTGTGGCAGTGGTGATGCGCACGCCGGGGCACGATCTGGATCTGGTGACTGGGTTTTTGCTGACAGAGGGCTTGGTGGCCTCGGTGGCGGATGTCATGCGCATTGATTTAGAACAGAAAAAGAACCACGCGCTGGTTTTCTTGGCGGATGAGGTGGTGCTGGATCACGCCAAGCTAAGTCGGAATCTTTTCAGCGCTTCGTCCTGCGGCATTTGCGGCAAGGCGAGCATCGAGGCCATTCACCTTCAGGCCGCGCCCGTGGAGGATGGTTTTTCCGTTGATGCCGATATCTTGTTAACGATGCCCAAGGCGCTGCGTGCCGCTCAGGAGATCTTCGAGAGCACTGGTGGCTTGCACGCCGCAGGTCTGGCCAATGCCCAAGGTGAGATCCTGGTGCTGCGCGAGGACGTAGGCAGACACAATGCTATCGATAAAGTCATTGGCTGGGCTGCGATGGAAAAGGTGGATCTCTCCCTGACTCTGCTTCAGGTATCGGGTCGGGTCTCCTTCGAGGTCATGCAGAAAGCGCTGATGGCGCGCATTCCGATGGTGTCCGCGATCTCCGCGCCCTCGTCACTGGCCATCGAATTTGCCCGTGAAAGCCGGCAGAGCCTGGTGGGGTTCTTGCGTCCACCGACCTTCAACGTCTACGCCGGCCCCCAGCGGATCACTGGCGCTGAGCGATAA
- a CDS encoding serine/threonine protein kinase: protein MTTLEQPIRLEPVELEAAASEPRYTILETLENHGGGNGLAVVNRAHDEKLDREVSVKRLLPTMPEVSHTLRVEALMLAAVNHPNIISIYDVYETDNRVCIVMESLRGQSLDQVFAKGKFSVEDLTTLMFQTQSALASAESSGIVHGDLNPHNILQTVNEQGELQYKLLDFDQSIFAKTKMPLESHYAAYGSIYCMAPERFEGTAPSTASDTYAMGCIYYLALTGTFPCTGAANIEIMASHLRGQITPLQELRPDLPEWLCQWVHWLLARNPKERPQSPKAVKESYLELMQRFTSSPEKFLSVLDSPTHALAQKEIKTEEVKTEENDSWVVARGTEIGGPHTWENVINYLYSGSLLSTDLIKNDAMDNWVLLGELVESRMATAG, encoded by the coding sequence ATGACAACGCTCGAACAACCCATCCGCCTAGAACCTGTCGAACTCGAAGCTGCAGCTTCTGAACCGCGTTACACCATCTTAGAAACTCTTGAGAACCATGGGGGAGGTAACGGCCTCGCGGTGGTGAATCGGGCTCACGACGAGAAACTTGACCGCGAAGTGTCTGTCAAACGTCTCCTCCCAACCATGCCAGAAGTATCTCACACGCTCCGCGTGGAAGCCCTAATGCTGGCAGCCGTCAATCATCCGAACATTATTTCCATCTATGATGTTTACGAAACAGACAATCGCGTCTGCATCGTCATGGAATCGCTCAGGGGACAGTCGCTGGATCAAGTATTCGCCAAAGGCAAATTCTCCGTCGAAGATCTGACCACTTTGATGTTCCAGACTCAATCTGCTCTGGCCAGCGCCGAGTCTTCTGGGATTGTTCACGGCGATCTGAACCCGCACAACATTCTCCAAACTGTCAACGAGCAGGGTGAGCTGCAGTATAAGCTTCTGGACTTTGATCAATCGATCTTCGCCAAGACCAAGATGCCACTCGAGAGCCACTACGCCGCCTACGGGTCGATTTACTGCATGGCTCCAGAGCGCTTTGAAGGCACCGCACCCAGCACAGCATCAGACACCTATGCCATGGGTTGTATTTACTACCTTGCGCTCACCGGAACCTTCCCATGCACAGGCGCTGCAAATATCGAAATCATGGCCTCGCATTTACGCGGCCAGATCACCCCGCTGCAAGAGCTCCGTCCCGATCTTCCGGAGTGGCTCTGCCAATGGGTTCACTGGCTTCTCGCTCGCAACCCCAAGGAACGTCCGCAGAGCCCCAAAGCAGTCAAGGAGTCCTACCTCGAACTGATGCAGAGATTTACCAGCTCTCCTGAAAAGTTCCTCAGTGTCCTGGATTCTCCCACCCATGCCTTGGCTCAGAAAGAGATCAAAACCGAAGAGGTCAAAACTGAGGAAAATGACAGCTGGGTCGTAGCTCGCGGCACAGAAATCGGAGGCCCTCATACCTGGGAAAATGTCATCAATTACCTCTACTCAGGCTCACTGCTTTCCACCGACCTCATCAAAAATGACGCCATGGACAACTGGGTCCTTCTCGGCGAGCTCGTGGAGTCCCGCATGGCCACCGCCGGCTAA